The window AGGAAGACCTAGGAGGCGTGCTTCCGGAGGACGATATGGCCGATCTTCGGGGCCTACTTGCGACTCACCATTCGTTGCCACGGCAACATGAGGTTTTCTGGAGACAAAAATCTCATGTGCACTGGGAAAGCAAGGGTGATCGTAATACTAGCTTCTTTCATCGGACGACGATTATCCGGAGATGGCGGAGCATGATCCACTCTCAGCGTGATGGGTCTGGCCATCGGGTGGACAGGTCTTGCTTGATTTTTTCCGCACTAGATGGACAGAGAATGAGGAGGCCAGTGATGGTCACCACCCTCTAGGGGTGGACTTGGGTATTGGTGATGTTGAGAGTGCATCCTTGATCCGGTCGGTGTCGACACAGGAGGTGCAGGAGGCAGTCTGGGCCTTGGCAGTTGACAAGGCCCCAGGACCTTATGGTTTCCCCTCTTTTTTCTTCCAGCAGTATTGGGGTATTATCCGACCAGCGGTGGTGGAGGCCATTCAGTGCTTCTTCACCCAAGCAGCGATGCCTGAGGATTGAAAGGCCACCTTCATCACGCTTATACCTAAGCGTTAGGATGCGGCTGAGCCTTGTCACTTTAGGCCCATTAGCTTGTGCACAACCTTATACAAGGTTGTGGCAAGAATTATGGTGGGCAGGATGAAGCCCCTTTTGCCTGGCATCATCAGCCAGGAGCAGGGGGCCTTTGTAGCTGGTAGAATTATTTCTTACAATGTTATGTTAGCCCAGAAAATTATGTGGGATCTTCGGCGAGCATCGAAGCGGCACAGCCTGATGGCAGTCAAGCTGGACATGGAGCGGGCTTATGATAGGGTCAGGTGGAGTTTTCTTCAGCGGGCACTGGAGGCGCACGGCTTCCACAGGCAGTGGATTGGATAGGTTATGGGGTGTGTCCGGGGGCCAAAGTAttctatcttggtcaacggcacTCCATCAGCTTTCTTCAAGTCCACCATGGGGTTACGATAATGATGTCCCTTATCCCCTTGTTTGTTTATTATATGTGCTGATATTTTATTCCGTGCTTTGCAGGGAGTGTGTGCCAGCCGGAAGATGGAGGCCTATGTTCCAGCACCAGAGGCTCAACCTATCTCCCACTTActttttgctgatgattgtCTTCTCTTGGCTAGGGCATGGATTCTAGAGGCACGGGTCCTTTGCAGGGTGGTGGCAGACTACTGCGCGGCATCCGGTCAGAGAGTGAACTTCCTCAAGTCTGCCATCTCCTTCAGCCGCAGCACAGAGAGCAGAGTCAGACAGGAGATCAGAGGGATATTGCAGATACCGGATCAGGAGGGGACGCTGACCTACCTAGGCGTCCCTATCACTGGCCGGAGGCTACGAGTGGTCGAGTGCTCGGGCTTGGTGCAGAGGGTCCAAAGCaggctggagggatggagggcgtCCTCCCTATCCATAATGGAGAGAGTGACTTTGGTCAGATCAGTGCTAGGATCCATACCGGTGTACCTTATGGCCAACACAATGGTACCGAAGACGTTCCTGTTGAGGATCGAGCGCCTTCTTCGAAGCTTCCTGTGAGGGTCATATAGTGGAGGCCATGGAGTGCACCTGGTGGCTTGGGAACAGATTTGCCTTCCTACTAGTGAGGGTGGTCTAGGGGTTCCCTCATAGAGAGGCGCGAGGCGTTCATTGCTCGGCATGCGGCTTGGTTTATGTTCCCAAGCCATACGGCCTCTagagtcaggtgatggcagccAGATATAGTCGAAGGGTCTCAGAGGTAGCACGGACTGGCCATCGAGTCTCCTTCATGTGGTGCGAGATCGAGATGTACCTACCGTCAGTAGCGGCACACACCAGGTAGTTGATCGGCGATGGCCGAAGTATTGACGTGACCAGTGATTCGTGGGTGGACACCCTTCTCCTGAGCTGTTGGCCGACCATGGTTGATACAGAGGTAGTGGAGGGGCTACGGGTGTGCGACCTCCTAGTACCAGGAGGGGCAAAGTGGGACGAGGCCAGACTACGGCTGTTGTTCGGGGTACACCTAGTTGCGAGGATTCGGTCCCTCCCGCTACCAGGAGGTGGGGGGCCGGATGTTAGAGTATGGGGCACCTCGAGCCAGGCCAGTGTTAGACTGGGAGACCTCTCCCGCATTTTTCAGTCGGAGCACGAGCCGGGTTCGGATTGCACTTGGATCTGGAGGTCTGACCTCCACCCGAGGGCAGCTCTCTTTTTGTGAAAGGTATTATGGGATCGCCTTCCAACGAGAGCAGTGTTGAGCAGGCATGGCTGGGGGATTCCCATGAAGTGCGGGATGTGCAGAGCTGAGGAGTTGGTGGACCACGTGCTTTTCTATTATACATAGGCGAGGTCGACATGGCAGTGGACAGGGATCCCGCAGGAGGCCCGGAGTGCGCGGCTACAGTTCCTTAGGGTGACACGGCAGTGGCTAGCTAGTTCGCGGACTCGTGTGGAGGGCATcagagcgacttgcacagcaCATCAGATTTGGCTAGCAAGGAATGCTCGTACTCTCAGcgagcgcagggtgtcaccgaggtttgtaGCAGAGCTTACTCGAGTATAGGCCATAGAGATCAAGCCCATCCCTTCTTTAGacagacctttgacagctcgggacacctggggttcccccttgctccggcagctcctcagatggtgtttttcaccggggagcccccacccctgagcttcctcaaggtcaactttgatgggtctgtGCTGGATGGCGGCATGCGAGGCGGTGTAGGTTTTGTCATACGGGACCCACACTCCAGGGTAGTGGCCGCAGGCGGCTGCCAGTTGTTCGATACATCGATTCCGAGAGCAGAGCTGCATGCAGCCTGGGCGGATCTTCGACATGCATGGGCGGTGATGCGGGCCAGCTCAATTattttggagggcgactcaCCACTGTCATTGGGTGGATCCAAAGGGGGTCGAGGGGTGAGAGCACAGACCACCCCTTGATCCGCGATATAGTCAGGATGATGAGAGATGgggggccatccaggccaaacATGTATTTCGGAAAGCCAATGGAGCGGCTGATTGGCTGGCCGTCTATGCGGCCCACCACTCGGAGTACGCCCTTTGGTCgggggagggggagctgccactGGCACTCCGTAAGTTattgtattttgattttattaggtgtattcgtacacgcactgtatgaagcacccgcctcagcaaaaaaaaaagaacaataaatttcaaatataGATGAAGCGGTCGACTTcttaaaatttcttgataatatTTCATTTCACCATTCCAATAATATCTAAATTTCATGGTTTTTTTACACTAGCTACACTAGTGTATGCTCGTGTATTAAAACATTATATTTCATGAATTAGAAATGCTAAATAAAAGGAATATGAAAACAACTATTTTAGACAGGCATTCACTAGTAAAATCAAATTCAATTGATTGTATAAGTTAGCATTCGAACCCAAATCAAATGCAACTCCAACATTATTCTGCAATGAATAATTTGCAGGAGatccaacaaaaaaaaggtttgagtAAATGAGGcttttaattaaaaaagataagttaaaaatttttattgtggtcgaatttttaaaagatatatattttacaATAGAAGCAACGTAGAAGAATCTAATTAAATTGAAATTTATGAGGTAGCAATGCACGAATTGGCTATGATTTTTCGAGCGTTTCTTCTGGATGTTGGAAATCTAGTTTCCTCTTTCCTATCCGGCTAATAAATGAAGAGATTTCTACAATCAAGATTTTTAATGCTTTGAGCCATTTATAGTGGTACCAGAAATGGCGGTATAAATGGACTGGCAATGTTGGACAAGCAACAGTTGGGCTCCATTTTGAAGACTAGAAACTTCTTGGTTATTTAGTGAAATTTCTATgatttatttaaataattatttttttcactCTTTCAAATTCATAGGCGAATAGAGTCAGCTGGAATGAGATTTGGCCCATTTCAACCTATTAATTCGCTGCCATATGACCCACTGTTATTTATACTCTAGCAATTAttctaaataaaacaaataagtGCAGCATTAACGGCGTGAGACAAAAGCATCACAAAGACAAGTCGAGTAACAGACGGCAGTTACACTTTATGTTACACGGCATTCCGAAAAGATCTGCTGGACTTTCACAATAAAGCTCCCGCCttcattatattttttattttcttctgatCTGACAGAATATAttcacgttagagctatatgagtTACCGTTTTtacaaaaaagaacaaaaagaagaagaagaagaaaagaggaaggaggaggttGACAGTAAGAGCAGATAGAGATGCTACTGCCAAGACAAGCAACATGCCGGGGTTACAGGATTGCAGCAACTTCTTGTGCAATCTCACTCTAAAcatcagaaaaataaaaagatcacAAGCAACTGCAATTGGACTCGTGCATGGACATCACCATTAGTGGCCACCGCTTCCACATCCACACCAATGAGGGTCAGACCGGACCCCTCAGGCTTTTGCTCGGCGATGCGGTCCAACTTCCAATGAATGTAGATCAGATTTATAAGAGATGTACCCAGGTCATTGAATATAATTCAATGTACTTGGGTTTAGATTAGCTCACTTTGGGTCAGCTCTGACCAATCTAAAGGAGACAAACAAGATCCCTTTTGCCGGCACATGCCCTGGTAGGATCTTAGCCATTGCCGAACACTTTCATTAGACTTTAACCATCAACCGTTCTGGGCACACTGGGTCAGCGCTGTTTGACATCAAGTTGGCTGGACCACGTTTTCCTCCGTGGGAGCTTTAGTACAGCTTATGCGAAGGTTCAGTGCACGAGCCGTTTTCAAATCTAAGATGCAGTTCTTAATGGAGAGGCGATCGAAAACAGAAGCCTGTGGGATCGAAAACAGAAGCCTGTGGTatcaaaaacattttttttgttttaagaataaaaaaaaatctaaaccaAATCTACAGGACTGTTCTGCAGGTCAGCAGCCGTCAGCcgtaacattttttttaatatttttggtgGAAATGataattcatatagctcttGAGGACAAcctgcaagaaaaagaaaaaaaaaaaatcagccgtGACGCTTGCTTCCAATTtgttctggaaaaaaaaaaaaaaaaacgtctgGCTAGCGGTCACATCATGAACATGGCGACAGAATTATTGTATCAGAAGTTATTGCTTATAAGAGCAGAAGATCAGCATTGGAGCTTCCTCCATCCTGCCATGGCCACTTATCCCCCTCGCTCTTGTGCCCCCATTCCGTTCAAGGTTATAGAAGAACAGGAGGACCACCCTTCTCCGTTCAAGGTTATAGAAGAACAGGAGGACCACCCTTCTCCACGGCGTATTGAAGATTACGATAACTTCATCTCAACTCTCCCACTGGAGAAAGGATGGGTTCCTTCCAGAAAATACCAAGGCTTCTGGTACCCGGAGGGCTTTCTCCTGGGCGCCATGGCCATCCAGCAGCGCTTCAAGGCACGTCCCGACGACCTCTTCCTTATATCCTTCCCCAAATCCGGCACCACCTGGCTGAAAGCCCTCGCCTTCGCCACCATGACCCGAAAACAGTACCCTCTGGCTCGCCACCCTCTCCTAAGCCTGAACCCTCACGACTGCGTTGCTTACATGGATGAACTCTTCGCCATCGGCCAAGCCTCCAAAGTTGAAGCCTTGCCTTCACCGAGGATCCTCGCCACCCACATGCCTTACTCCTGGCTCCCGGACTCGGTCGCGGGCTCCGGCTGCAGGATTATCTATATTGCCCGGGACCCCAAGGATGCCTTGGTCTCCTATTGGCACTTCATCGTGGAGAGGTCGAGATCTCCGCAGATGAAGAAAATTCCATTTATGGAAGCCTTTGAGACTTTCTGCGAGGGGAAGGTTCCGTTTGGGCCCATATGGGACCATTCGTTGGAGTATTGGAGGGAGAGCTTAAAGAGGACCGAGAAGGTGTTGTTCCTCAGGTATGAGGGGTTGTTGGAGGATCCGGTGGCGAACGTGAAGAGGTTGGCGGAGTTCGTGGGGTGTCCGTTCTCCGAAGAGGAGCAGGAGGGAGGGATGGTGGAGGAGATTGTAAGGTTGTGCAGCATTGAGAACATGAAGAGCTTGGAGGTGAATAAGGACGGGAAACACGGGCCGATTTATCCAGTTGCCAAATCCTCGTTCTTCAGGAAAGGAACCAAGGGCGATTGGAGGAATCATATGAGTCTGGAGATGGCTCGGAGGTTGGACGTCATCATCGAGGAAAAGCTTCAGGGATCTGGTTTGACCGGTTGGAGCTCCCAAGCTTAGGGGGATTAGAAGCTGCAGCGGGCGATTCCACAGCTCGTGGG of the Phoenix dactylifera cultivar Barhee BC4 unplaced genomic scaffold, palm_55x_up_171113_PBpolish2nd_filt_p 000577F, whole genome shotgun sequence genome contains:
- the LOC120106596 gene encoding flavonol 4'-sulfotransferase-like isoform X1 — its product is MATELLYQKLLLIRAEDQHWSFLHPAMATYPPRSCAPIPFKVIEEQEDHPSPFKVIEEQEDHPSPRRIEDYDNFISTLPLEKGWVPSRKYQGFWYPEGFLLGAMAIQQRFKARPDDLFLISFPKSGTTWLKALAFATMTRKQYPLARHPLLSLNPHDCVAYMDELFAIGQASKVEALPSPRILATHMPYSWLPDSVAGSGCRIIYIARDPKDALVSYWHFIVERSRSPQMKKIPFMEAFETFCEGKVPFGPIWDHSLEYWRESLKRTEKVLFLRYEGLLEDPVANVKRLAEFVGCPFSEEEQEGGMVEEIVRLCSIENMKSLEVNKDGKHGPIYPVAKSSFFRKGTKGDWRNHMSLEMARRLDVIIEEKLQGSGLTGWSSQA
- the LOC120106596 gene encoding flavonol 4'-sulfotransferase-like isoform X2, translated to MATELLYQKLLLIRAEDQHWSFLHPAMATYPPRSCAPIPFKVIEEQEDHPSPRRIEDYDNFISTLPLEKGWVPSRKYQGFWYPEGFLLGAMAIQQRFKARPDDLFLISFPKSGTTWLKALAFATMTRKQYPLARHPLLSLNPHDCVAYMDELFAIGQASKVEALPSPRILATHMPYSWLPDSVAGSGCRIIYIARDPKDALVSYWHFIVERSRSPQMKKIPFMEAFETFCEGKVPFGPIWDHSLEYWRESLKRTEKVLFLRYEGLLEDPVANVKRLAEFVGCPFSEEEQEGGMVEEIVRLCSIENMKSLEVNKDGKHGPIYPVAKSSFFRKGTKGDWRNHMSLEMARRLDVIIEEKLQGSGLTGWSSQA